One segment of Paenibacillus rhizovicinus DNA contains the following:
- a CDS encoding DUF4349 domain-containing protein: protein MQGLETKNRWNGKKAGLALVGMLLLAWMLSGCSAGNSNKDGGAADTANGNSNTMMKESASMAAATDDATANAPAALVNSAQSSSADEAKSDGANAAVPQGSAEAATGAAYSPAADIADQGFDRKIVYRGNVTMEVKAYDEAQTALRDLIHLSGGYLLNFADQKTAAERGGTYTIKIPASGFDGFLNGLEKIDHVSYQSSAKGTDVTEEYVDLQARLKARQVVETRLLDFMAKATKTADLLQISSQLGDVQTEIEQIKGRIRYLDNNVAFSTIDLRVYETLKAVEPASVAKQDLGHRISDAASSSTEVMYAFLKGLIVVIAGALPVLAVLAVIGIPVYAFYRNVNRKRILERRTPVPKLPAPIAGEPTTAAAAADDEETSDGGEANK, encoded by the coding sequence ATGCAAGGGTTAGAGACAAAGAATCGATGGAACGGCAAGAAAGCAGGGTTGGCGCTCGTCGGCATGCTATTGTTGGCGTGGATGCTGTCGGGTTGTTCGGCGGGAAACAGCAATAAGGACGGCGGCGCGGCAGACACGGCTAACGGAAACAGCAATACGATGATGAAAGAGTCGGCTTCCATGGCGGCAGCGACGGACGATGCCACGGCTAACGCTCCAGCCGCGCTTGTGAACAGCGCCCAGTCGTCCAGCGCGGATGAAGCCAAGTCGGACGGGGCCAATGCGGCAGTGCCGCAAGGATCGGCCGAAGCCGCGACAGGGGCGGCTTACTCGCCAGCTGCGGATATCGCCGACCAAGGCTTCGATCGCAAGATCGTCTACAGAGGCAACGTAACGATGGAAGTAAAAGCGTATGATGAAGCGCAGACGGCGCTTCGCGATCTCATCCATCTCTCCGGCGGCTATCTGCTTAATTTCGCCGATCAGAAGACGGCGGCTGAACGAGGCGGCACCTACACGATCAAGATACCGGCATCCGGTTTCGACGGGTTCTTGAACGGCTTGGAGAAAATCGATCATGTGAGCTATCAGAGCAGCGCGAAAGGGACAGACGTTACGGAAGAATACGTGGATCTGCAGGCGCGTCTGAAAGCGCGGCAGGTCGTCGAAACGCGACTCCTCGACTTCATGGCGAAAGCGACGAAAACAGCAGATCTGCTGCAAATTTCGAGCCAGCTCGGGGACGTTCAGACGGAAATCGAGCAAATCAAAGGCAGAATCCGGTATTTGGACAATAACGTCGCTTTCTCGACCATCGATCTCCGAGTATATGAGACGTTGAAAGCCGTCGAGCCGGCCAGCGTTGCGAAGCAGGATTTGGGGCATCGCATTTCGGATGCCGCAAGCAGCAGCACGGAGGTTATGTATGCGTTCTTGAAAGGCTTGATCGTCGTAATTGCCGGCGCTTTGCCGGTGTTGGCGGTGCTTGCGGTAATCGGCATTCCGGTTTATGCGTTCTATCGGAACGTCAATCGAAAGCGGATCTTGGAGCGCAGGACCCCGGTGCCGAAGCTGCCGGCTCCAATAGCGGGCGAACCGACTACGGCTGCGGCGGCAGCCGACGACGAAGAGACGTCGGATGGCGGGGAAGCCAATAAATAA
- a CDS encoding RsfA family transcriptional regulator, whose amino-acid sequence MTAVRQDAWSPDDDLILAEVTLRHIREGSTQLAAFEEVGERIGRTSAACGFRWNSCVRKRYEDAIQIAKQQRQKRNYMKKQTYAAAPHVSSIHVVDTEERVYKNDPLTEETLSIDSVIRFLRQWKGTYQELNRQIKTLERDLREKDDELHELREVNERLSLEVNNAQTDYRAVNDDYKTLIQIMDRARRLTVLTEEDEAKPRFKMDANGNLERIE is encoded by the coding sequence ATGACAGCAGTGAGACAAGATGCCTGGAGCCCGGATGACGATCTTATCCTGGCCGAGGTCACGCTGCGGCACATTCGCGAAGGCAGCACGCAGCTAGCCGCATTCGAAGAAGTAGGAGAGCGGATCGGCCGTACGTCGGCGGCCTGCGGATTCCGCTGGAACAGCTGTGTTCGCAAACGCTACGAGGATGCCATTCAAATCGCGAAGCAGCAGCGCCAGAAACGTAATTATATGAAAAAGCAAACGTACGCTGCAGCCCCTCACGTTTCCTCCATTCATGTCGTGGATACCGAGGAACGCGTATACAAGAACGATCCGCTGACGGAAGAAACGTTGTCGATCGATTCCGTCATCCGGTTTTTGCGTCAATGGAAAGGTACGTACCAAGAGTTGAATCGTCAAATCAAGACGCTCGAGCGCGACCTGCGCGAGAAAGACGACGAGCTGCACGAACTGCGCGAAGTCAACGAGCGCTTGTCGCTTGAAGTCAACAACGCGCAAACCGACTACCGTGCCGTGAACGACGATTATAAAACGCTCATTCAAATCATGGACCGCGCCCGCCGCCTTACCGTCTTGACGGAAGAGGACGAAGCGAAACCGAGATTCAAAATGGACGCCAACGGCAATCTGGAACGCATCGAATAA
- a CDS encoding ABC transporter substrate-binding protein, whose translation MSRRKAVVLLLSVFTICAALLVSMNGKSGLPITPSDGGTPSSQQPQVDNGDDLEPKTLSIAVSMDESEFQYWIKSNERFQLTHRNITIKMTNIHGQDADEARKTASEAGEPFDVMLLDNDRVREFAMQGYLLPVDEIVTGDSAADILEALTGMVKWNGSLWGVPIDSNPLLNVWSRKLLHLAGVQEPPKDMEAFKTVADALSELQPGNFSPFNLNTSNPRDLSAWLGLFPENAAAAAELSPLTASQKQQLHYAAEHGKELLRFNPLLQKEQLLHAFRSGTLLSAVISWTSYFTMTDDERSLLAIGSPKGPVVRSDGRSFVLTAETDKLAEAREWIQDMTDSDAQLDRYRLFGWLPARVSVMTGEFEYNAIADRPPHFLALMLKDPAATPDPPWRERWIRWTALSASLGGNVNAFMAEQASRLITEWNGEPETPQKNGAEAPPEHETID comes from the coding sequence GTGTCCCGTAGAAAAGCGGTCGTTTTGCTATTAAGCGTCTTTACGATATGCGCGGCTTTGCTTGTTTCGATGAATGGCAAATCCGGCTTGCCCATTACGCCTTCGGACGGAGGGACACCTTCCAGCCAGCAGCCGCAGGTCGATAATGGCGACGACTTAGAACCAAAGACACTTTCGATTGCCGTCTCCATGGACGAGTCGGAATTTCAATATTGGATCAAGAGCAATGAACGATTTCAGCTTACCCATCGGAATATCACGATTAAAATGACGAATATTCATGGCCAGGATGCCGACGAAGCGCGAAAAACCGCATCCGAAGCCGGCGAGCCCTTCGACGTCATGCTGCTCGATAATGACCGCGTGCGCGAGTTTGCCATGCAAGGCTACTTGCTTCCCGTCGACGAAATCGTAACCGGCGATTCTGCCGCAGACATATTGGAAGCGCTCACAGGAATGGTGAAGTGGAACGGCTCGCTGTGGGGCGTTCCGATAGACAGCAATCCGCTGCTGAACGTATGGTCGAGGAAACTGCTCCATCTCGCCGGCGTCCAGGAACCGCCCAAAGATATGGAGGCGTTCAAGACCGTTGCCGACGCATTGTCGGAGCTTCAGCCGGGGAATTTCAGCCCGTTTAATCTGAATACGTCGAATCCGCGCGATCTGTCCGCTTGGCTGGGTCTGTTCCCGGAGAACGCGGCAGCCGCGGCCGAATTGTCGCCGTTGACCGCCAGCCAGAAGCAGCAGCTTCATTATGCGGCGGAACATGGGAAGGAACTGCTTCGTTTCAATCCGCTGCTGCAGAAGGAGCAATTGCTCCACGCGTTTCGTTCGGGGACGCTGCTCAGCGCCGTGATTTCCTGGACGTCGTATTTCACGATGACGGATGACGAGCGTTCGCTCCTCGCAATCGGATCGCCTAAAGGTCCTGTCGTGCGGAGCGATGGCCGCAGCTTCGTGCTGACAGCGGAGACGGACAAGCTGGCCGAAGCGCGGGAATGGATTCAAGACATGACGGATTCGGACGCGCAGCTCGACCGCTACCGCCTGTTCGGCTGGCTTCCGGCACGCGTCTCCGTCATGACGGGAGAATTCGAGTACAATGCGATCGCGGACCGTCCGCCGCACTTTCTGGCCCTTATGCTGAAGGATCCCGCTGCAACTCCGGATCCGCCTTGGCGCGAACGCTGGATTCGGTGGACGGCGCTCAGCGCTTCGCTTGGCGGCAACGTAAACGCATTTATGGCGGAGCAAGCCAGCCGGCTGATCACGGAATGGAACGGCGAGCCGGAGACGCCGCAAAAAAACGGCGCCGAAGCGCCGCCGGAACATGAAACTATAGACTGA
- a CDS encoding adenosylhomocysteinase has protein sequence MTVNAKQNSIVQDMALAPEGHLKIDWVAAHMPVLNRIREQFEQEQPFKGLKVAIALHLEAKTAYLAKVVQAGGAEVTITGSNPLSTQDDVCAALVEDGITVFAKYNPEPKEFKELMIKALETKPDLIIDDGGDFASILHSERPDLMAQIRGGAEETTTGIIRLKALEKEGALNFPMVAVNDAYCKYLFDNRYGTGQSVWDGINRTTNLVVAGKTVVVVGYGWCGKGVAMRAKGLGAQVIVTEIDAIRAVEAHMDGFTVLPMIEAAKLGDFFVTVTGNRDVIRGEHYEVMKNGAILSNAGHFDVEVNKPELEALSTSKRVVRRNIEEYQLKDGRSIYLLAEGRLVNLAAGDGHPAEIMDMTFALQAVSLKYVNDNYNTIGKKVVNVPYELDEQVARYKLEAIGTGIDKLTEEQKSYLDSWQEH, from the coding sequence ATGACAGTGAACGCGAAGCAAAACAGCATCGTGCAAGATATGGCGCTTGCGCCGGAAGGCCATTTGAAAATCGACTGGGTAGCTGCGCATATGCCCGTTCTGAACCGCATCCGGGAACAGTTCGAGCAGGAGCAGCCGTTCAAAGGCTTGAAAGTAGCCATCGCGCTTCATTTGGAAGCGAAAACCGCTTATCTGGCGAAAGTCGTTCAAGCCGGCGGCGCAGAAGTGACGATTACGGGCAGCAATCCGCTGTCGACGCAGGACGACGTGTGCGCGGCATTGGTCGAAGACGGCATTACCGTCTTCGCCAAATACAATCCGGAGCCGAAGGAATTCAAAGAGCTGATGATCAAGGCGCTGGAAACGAAGCCGGATCTGATTATCGACGACGGCGGGGATTTCGCATCCATTCTTCATTCGGAGCGTCCGGATCTGATGGCGCAAATTCGCGGGGGAGCGGAAGAAACGACGACCGGCATTATCCGCCTGAAAGCCTTGGAGAAGGAAGGCGCGCTGAACTTTCCGATGGTCGCCGTGAACGATGCCTACTGCAAATATTTGTTCGACAACCGCTATGGCACGGGTCAGTCCGTATGGGACGGCATCAACCGGACGACGAATCTGGTCGTTGCCGGCAAGACCGTCGTTGTCGTCGGCTACGGCTGGTGCGGCAAAGGCGTTGCGATGCGCGCCAAAGGTCTGGGCGCGCAGGTCATCGTGACGGAGATCGACGCGATCCGCGCCGTTGAAGCGCATATGGACGGTTTTACCGTCCTGCCGATGATCGAAGCGGCCAAGCTGGGCGACTTCTTCGTTACCGTAACCGGCAACCGTGACGTCATTCGCGGCGAGCATTACGAAGTGATGAAGAACGGCGCGATCCTGTCCAACGCCGGTCACTTCGATGTGGAAGTAAACAAACCGGAGCTGGAAGCATTGTCGACCAGCAAGCGGGTCGTTCGCCGCAATATCGAAGAATATCAGTTGAAAGACGGACGCAGCATTTATTTGCTGGCGGAAGGCCGTCTCGTCAACCTCGCCGCGGGCGACGGACATCCAGCGGAGATTATGGATATGACATTCGCGCTGCAAGCGGTCTCGCTGAAGTATGTCAACGACAACTACAATACCATTGGCAAGAAAGTCGTCAACGTGCCGTACGAGCTTGATGAACAGGTCGCACGTTATAAGCTGGAAGCAATCGGTACGGGCATCGACAAGCTGACGGAAGAACAGAAGTCGTACCTCGACAGCTGGCAGGAGCACTAA
- a CDS encoding class I SAM-dependent methyltransferase: MGNTKRLASAIGDAIKLSDRSGWVDSTSPASGERYAAITFHDYMAMCLYDEIDGYYKSGPVRVGKSGDFYTSSGIGSIMGIKLAGYAAKLAAGQARAVTIMEWGAGTGALANQMLTALEESDGGDGPPWLADAHYVLVDSNPVHLDEARSTLAGRAMGDAGLAPALSFMQPEEAEAYLREVGNERFAIVIGNELLDAFPVHRVVQREGALWELGVTTSNAISAAADFRYVHMPLSDERIPAVLERDGIQLREGQIFEVNLNAEQWIVKLARFIHQGSLVLIDYGHEALELAAPHRMRGSLLCYKDHVARDEPFLEPGNQDMTAHVNFTSCRAAGTAAGWSLRYYATQKQFLVDEGLLSELTGHDGTNPFGEAAKRNRAIRQLLLSDAMSETFKVLVLDKS; the protein is encoded by the coding sequence GTGGGTAACACGAAACGGCTGGCGTCGGCCATAGGCGATGCAATTAAGCTCAGCGATCGAAGCGGGTGGGTAGATTCAACTTCCCCGGCTAGCGGCGAAAGGTACGCCGCGATTACGTTTCATGATTATATGGCGATGTGCTTATACGATGAGATAGACGGCTATTACAAGAGCGGACCCGTTCGCGTGGGAAAATCCGGCGACTTCTACACGAGCTCCGGCATCGGTTCCATTATGGGGATTAAGCTTGCGGGATACGCCGCGAAGCTCGCCGCAGGCCAGGCGAGAGCGGTGACGATCATGGAGTGGGGAGCAGGTACTGGCGCTCTGGCCAATCAAATGCTGACGGCATTGGAGGAGAGTGATGGCGGCGATGGTCCGCCATGGCTGGCAGACGCCCATTACGTGCTCGTGGACAGCAATCCAGTCCATCTGGACGAAGCGCGGAGCACGCTGGCCGGCCGGGCGATGGGCGATGCCGGCTTGGCGCCAGCCCTTTCGTTCATGCAACCGGAAGAAGCGGAAGCGTATCTTCGCGAAGTCGGGAACGAGCGGTTTGCAATCGTAATCGGCAATGAATTGCTGGATGCGTTCCCGGTTCATCGGGTCGTTCAGCGGGAAGGCGCGTTATGGGAACTTGGCGTAACAACGTCAAATGCAATTTCGGCAGCAGCCGATTTTCGCTATGTCCATATGCCTTTGTCCGACGAACGGATTCCGGCGGTTCTGGAGAGGGACGGAATCCAGCTTCGCGAGGGGCAGATCTTCGAAGTGAATCTGAACGCGGAGCAGTGGATCGTGAAACTGGCGCGGTTCATCCATCAAGGCAGCCTCGTGCTCATCGATTATGGCCACGAAGCGCTCGAGCTTGCCGCTCCTCACCGCATGCGCGGCTCGCTGCTGTGCTATAAAGACCATGTCGCGCGGGATGAACCGTTTCTGGAACCCGGGAACCAGGATATGACCGCTCATGTGAACTTCACCTCATGCCGGGCCGCAGGCACGGCAGCGGGCTGGAGCTTGCGTTATTACGCAACGCAGAAGCAGTTTCTCGTCGATGAAGGACTGCTGTCGGAGCTCACCGGGCACGACGGCACGAATCCGTTCGGCGAAGCCGCGAAGCGAAACCGCGCCATTCGGCAGCTGCTGCTCAGCGACGCCATGAGCGAGACGTTCAAGGTGCTCGTGCTGGACAAATCATAA
- the bshC gene encoding bacillithiol biosynthesis cysteine-adding enzyme BshC: protein MKTVQIELPFSQPIAEAYIKRNHPGIEALFGSHPAEEAHWHRRLNWLKAHADKRVEPERLAEVLLAYNKRMNDHPAVMANIEAIRSGAPVVVTGQQAGLWTGPLLVIHKAVTAIAAAKDAARLTGTEIVPVFWIAGEDHDWDEANHAFIRSGEAELTRIAVPRPKGGRTSVSRTKLERAELSDSLKRLSASLPDTNFKRELLETLEGFAARCDDLSDWFALAMGWLFGKYGLVLLDSDHPDIRALEAPMFVQLLHRNDELESAYMRAAGALRELGYEPSADVAENCANVFLFEEDERTLLYKQDGDFRNRKETFRISREELLRIAEQEPQRLSNNVLTRPLMQDYLLPVLGAVLGNGEISYWTLTGEAFRCLGMEMPLIIPRMSYTLVEGATEKQMDKYGLSFADVMTRYESHRAAWLKERDELDIESRFEEARTQFETIYNPVMGMSASIEKGLEALAANNLRRIQDQISYLEKRTKEAHARRFEAALRQQDGVALALWPNGQPQERVLNMTDFWNRSGSAWLEKLLDAPYDRSGGHHLIYF, encoded by the coding sequence ATGAAAACAGTGCAGATCGAGCTGCCTTTCAGTCAACCGATCGCCGAAGCTTACATAAAGCGAAACCACCCCGGGATTGAAGCGTTATTCGGCAGTCATCCCGCTGAGGAAGCGCATTGGCACCGACGCTTGAATTGGCTGAAAGCTCATGCAGACAAACGTGTTGAGCCTGAACGTCTTGCAGAGGTTTTGCTGGCGTATAATAAACGAATGAATGATCACCCTGCGGTGATGGCGAATATCGAAGCCATCCGGTCAGGCGCGCCGGTCGTCGTCACCGGTCAGCAGGCCGGACTATGGACGGGACCGCTGCTCGTTATACATAAAGCCGTTACGGCGATCGCAGCAGCCAAGGATGCGGCGCGGTTGACGGGAACGGAGATTGTCCCCGTGTTTTGGATCGCGGGAGAGGACCACGACTGGGATGAGGCGAATCATGCCTTTATTCGCAGCGGGGAGGCCGAGCTGACCCGCATTGCCGTACCGCGTCCGAAAGGAGGACGGACATCGGTGAGCCGCACGAAGCTGGAGCGCGCCGAGCTGTCGGATTCGCTGAAGCGCCTCAGCGCGTCGCTGCCCGATACGAATTTCAAGCGCGAGCTGCTGGAAACGCTGGAAGGTTTCGCGGCGCGCTGCGACGATTTATCGGACTGGTTCGCGCTCGCCATGGGCTGGCTGTTCGGCAAATACGGCCTCGTGCTGCTCGATTCCGATCATCCCGACATTCGCGCGCTGGAAGCGCCGATGTTCGTGCAGCTTCTTCATCGCAACGACGAGCTGGAATCGGCCTATATGCGCGCTGCCGGCGCGCTGCGGGAGCTCGGCTACGAGCCTTCGGCGGATGTCGCCGAGAACTGCGCGAATGTCTTCCTCTTCGAGGAAGACGAGCGGACGCTGCTTTACAAGCAAGACGGTGATTTCCGCAATCGCAAGGAAACGTTCCGGATTTCCCGCGAAGAGCTGCTTCGCATTGCGGAGCAGGAGCCGCAGCGGCTCAGCAACAATGTACTTACGCGCCCGCTGATGCAGGATTATTTGCTTCCCGTGCTCGGCGCCGTTCTGGGTAACGGCGAAATCTCCTACTGGACGCTGACGGGTGAAGCTTTCCGCTGTCTCGGCATGGAAATGCCGCTCATTATTCCTCGGATGTCTTATACGCTCGTCGAAGGCGCGACCGAGAAGCAGATGGATAAATACGGCCTGTCCTTCGCGGACGTCATGACCCGCTACGAATCGCACAGAGCGGCTTGGCTGAAGGAGCGGGACGAACTGGACATCGAGTCCCGTTTCGAAGAAGCGAGAACGCAGTTCGAGACGATATACAACCCGGTTATGGGCATGTCCGCTTCCATCGAGAAAGGTCTCGAAGCGCTTGCGGCCAACAATCTTCGCCGAATCCAGGATCAAATCTCGTATTTGGAGAAGCGGACAAAGGAAGCGCATGCGAGGCGTTTCGAAGCTGCCTTGCGGCAGCAGGACGGCGTCGCGCTGGCGCTGTGGCCGAACGGTCAGCCACAGGAGCGGGTACTGAACATGACGGATTTCTGGAACCGCAGCGGTTCCGCTTGGCTCGAGAAACTGCTCGATGCGCCGTACGACAGATCAGGCGGCCATCATTTGATCTATTTTTAA
- a CDS encoding coiled-coil domain-containing protein gives MQGTKRRWTVSLAVFALAGWLTIYPALAEPAVPQDEETRSVLEKSLSVVEIDKEITRIQTEQAGVQAKLKSSQAELALQEDAIAKKRENAGQVLRAYYTGERDVLLTALLSARNLSGLLTVMDYFDYIFSSDKDTLNDYTKQYKALKKNITSLNEQSAQLDEVETRLKTQRDRVSALQSEVDSTLNGRSDADKLRSLIDDYTDYWQNVGLVEVNRYFKALSKAMNKIPSWVEKDKDMLKIDGFNYTLSIPADKLNDFLRGQDNIFDNFAFAFQQDKVVITGKKDDLQVELTGHYTLEKNGAILFHVDELIFNGLALPDTTRQQLEKQFDLGFSPSDIVSFVKAKSVAVQDGKLIIKLSISL, from the coding sequence GTGCAAGGAACGAAACGCCGCTGGACCGTCTCGCTGGCCGTATTCGCGCTCGCCGGCTGGCTAACGATCTATCCCGCGCTCGCCGAACCCGCAGTCCCGCAAGACGAAGAGACTCGAAGCGTGCTGGAGAAAAGCCTGTCCGTCGTTGAAATCGACAAGGAAATTACGCGGATTCAAACGGAACAGGCCGGAGTTCAAGCCAAGCTGAAGTCCTCTCAAGCCGAACTCGCCTTGCAAGAGGATGCCATCGCCAAGAAGCGAGAGAATGCCGGTCAGGTCCTGCGCGCCTATTATACCGGAGAACGCGATGTGTTGTTGACTGCGCTGCTGTCCGCCCGAAATTTGTCCGGGCTCCTGACTGTCATGGACTACTTCGACTATATCTTCTCTTCTGACAAAGATACTTTGAACGATTATACGAAACAATACAAGGCGCTTAAGAAAAACATCACCTCGCTGAACGAGCAGTCCGCCCAGCTCGACGAGGTGGAGACGCGGCTGAAAACGCAGCGCGACCGCGTCTCCGCGTTGCAAAGCGAAGTCGATTCCACGTTGAACGGGCGCTCCGATGCAGACAAGCTGCGCTCGCTGATCGATGATTACACCGACTACTGGCAGAATGTCGGCCTTGTCGAGGTCAATCGCTATTTTAAAGCCTTATCCAAGGCGATGAATAAAATCCCTTCGTGGGTCGAGAAAGACAAGGATATGCTGAAGATCGACGGCTTCAACTACACCTTGTCGATTCCCGCGGATAAGTTAAATGACTTCCTGCGCGGACAAGACAACATTTTCGATAATTTCGCTTTCGCTTTCCAGCAAGACAAAGTCGTCATTACCGGTAAAAAAGACGATCTCCAAGTCGAGCTGACCGGGCATTACACGCTGGAAAAGAACGGCGCCATCCTCTTCCATGTCGACGAGCTGATCTTCAACGGATTGGCGCTGCCGGATACGACGCGCCAGCAGCTGGAGAAGCAATTCGATCTCGGCTTCTCGCCTTCCGACATCGTCTCTTTCGTCAAAGCCAAATCGGTGGCAGTACAAGACGGCAAATTAATCATCAAGCTTTCGATCAGTCTATAG
- a CDS encoding DUF3397 domain-containing protein → MQWIWESFKHIYAILAVLPVIPFLLVYFGYAAFTGDRKKAFRMAMDVTTALLIGCVAVLFNRVFNSHFGLYGIMLVLLLGGGLLGNVQYRVKGNLNMPRIMRAIWRLGFFLMSFCYIILMMIGLGKSLFTV, encoded by the coding sequence ATGCAGTGGATTTGGGAAAGCTTCAAGCATATCTACGCCATCTTGGCGGTTCTTCCCGTCATTCCGTTTCTGCTTGTTTATTTCGGCTATGCCGCCTTCACGGGCGATCGCAAGAAAGCGTTTCGCATGGCGATGGACGTGACGACGGCGTTATTGATCGGCTGCGTCGCGGTGCTGTTCAATCGGGTTTTCAACAGCCACTTCGGGCTGTACGGCATCATGCTGGTCCTGCTGCTAGGCGGAGGACTGCTGGGCAATGTCCAGTATCGCGTAAAAGGAAATCTCAACATGCCCCGCATTATGCGGGCCATTTGGCGGCTCGGCTTCTTCTTAATGAGCTTCTGCTATATCATCCTGATGATGATCGGTCTCGGAAAAAGCTTGTTTACAGTCTGA
- a CDS encoding ketopantoate reductase family protein: MKIMIVGAGALGLLYAARLAEAGEDVLLLTRTDEQAQTLQSEGLLYKDVTGIERLVKIPAQSANRYADCESVHAFAADWILLTVKQPDVNETLFHVLRRAAASGASILALQNGVGHLERLREALPAASVYAAITTEGALRPDLCAVIHTGTGLLTFGGWSEDEKNDAKPQKMLLEALINAGIQAKLSKEMKDQVFLKLLINAVVNPLTAIFQVKNGELPQDPYRLKIMRALHDESETILRAAGMASGDDLWERLLGVCAATAANESSMLRDVRAGRVTEIDWINGGIIQRAKRLGMPSRMNEAVIALVEAL, encoded by the coding sequence ATGAAAATCATGATCGTCGGCGCCGGCGCGCTGGGCCTCTTGTACGCGGCAAGGCTTGCCGAGGCGGGGGAAGACGTTCTGTTATTAACGCGAACGGACGAGCAGGCGCAGACCTTGCAGTCGGAAGGCCTTCTATATAAAGATGTCACGGGGATCGAACGGCTTGTCAAGATTCCCGCGCAATCCGCGAACCGGTACGCGGATTGCGAAAGCGTGCACGCGTTTGCCGCTGACTGGATTCTGCTAACCGTGAAGCAGCCGGATGTCAACGAGACGTTATTCCATGTCCTGCGGCGAGCGGCTGCCTCGGGGGCGTCGATCCTCGCGCTTCAGAACGGCGTCGGTCACTTGGAGCGGCTGCGGGAAGCGCTGCCGGCTGCGTCGGTATATGCGGCCATTACGACGGAAGGGGCGCTTCGGCCGGATTTGTGCGCCGTTATCCATACGGGAACCGGACTGTTGACGTTCGGCGGGTGGAGCGAAGACGAGAAAAACGATGCTAAACCGCAAAAAATGTTGCTTGAAGCGCTGATTAATGCAGGAATTCAGGCCAAACTGTCGAAAGAGATGAAAGATCAAGTTTTCCTAAAGTTGTTAATTAATGCGGTCGTTAATCCGCTTACCGCTATTTTTCAAGTCAAGAACGGCGAGCTGCCTCAGGACCCCTACCGCTTGAAAATCATGCGAGCGCTCCATGACGAAAGCGAGACGATTCTGCGTGCGGCCGGGATGGCATCCGGGGACGACTTATGGGAACGGCTGCTCGGCGTATGCGCCGCGACGGCGGCCAACGAGTCTTCCATGCTGCGGGACGTGCGCGCAGGACGGGTAACGGAGATCGACTGGATCAACGGCGGAATCATCCAACGGGCCAAGCGTCTCGGCATGCCGTCGCGAATGAACGAAGCCGTAATAGCGCTGGTAGAAGCACTTTAG
- a CDS encoding DUF2626 domain-containing protein, with product MARMFRVLGFWTLVIALMAFAGHMNEMALLFFIQTAVFVLLGYLNFSERTYMLMFWGYMFISFVGFTYWTVFVMGNPF from the coding sequence ATGGCACGCATGTTCCGAGTGCTCGGGTTTTGGACGCTTGTAATCGCATTGATGGCGTTTGCAGGACATATGAACGAGATGGCACTCTTGTTCTTTATCCAAACCGCTGTATTTGTCCTGTTAGGCTATTTGAACTTTTCCGAAAGAACTTACATGCTGATGTTCTGGGGATACATGTTTATCTCGTTCGTCGGCTTTACGTATTGGACGGTATTTGTAATGGGGAACCCATTCTAA